A single Acidobacteriota bacterium DNA region contains:
- a CDS encoding polymorphic toxin type 24 domain-containing protein: MNDGGPYSSTYDAENRISAYSSAAYTYDGDGKRVKKSTGTLYWTGTGSDALLETDLAGTATAEYIFFGRKRIARVDLPAATVHYYFSDHLGSHSVVTSANGTTIEQEADYYPFGGERVVTAGPNKYKFTGKERDAESGLDYFGARYYASAAARWLSPDWAAKATAVPYADFGNPQSLNLYGYVGNNPLAHADSDGHCCAPYELANYIDSKINAGVGYAQNKAVNSGSPALAATTTFVVGSTGAVGQGFTNMLRTGESVGSLPSGASGTQILNAVAEEGGRIGGTILAVVAVAGPKAPASAESGAQVAGEIGRNRVTMDNGSQVDLAGKPHAGVDTPHIKDPIFNTNPATGQVFQNKFGPVRPATVGDVNAAAKTAGGTPPVGMPPPLPVPKKSKD, translated from the coding sequence TTGAACGACGGCGGCCCCTACAGTTCGACTTATGACGCCGAGAACCGCATCTCGGCGTATTCGTCCGCCGCGTACACCTACGACGGCGACGGCAAGCGCGTCAAGAAGTCCACCGGGACGCTCTACTGGACGGGCACCGGCTCGGACGCGCTGCTGGAAACGGATCTTGCCGGAACGGCCACCGCCGAATACATCTTCTTCGGCAGGAAGCGGATCGCGCGCGTCGACCTGCCGGCAGCGACCGTCCACTACTACTTCTCGGACCATCTCGGCTCGCACAGCGTCGTAACCAGCGCCAACGGCACCACCATCGAGCAGGAAGCGGACTACTATCCGTTCGGCGGCGAACGCGTCGTCACCGCCGGCCCGAACAAATACAAGTTCACCGGCAAAGAACGGGATGCCGAAAGCGGGCTGGACTACTTCGGCGCACGCTACTACGCGTCCGCGGCTGCGCGATGGCTCTCACCCGACTGGGCGGCGAAAGCAACAGCGGTGCCGTACGCAGATTTCGGCAACCCCCAAAGCCTGAACCTGTACGGATATGTCGGGAACAACCCGCTTGCACATGCCGATTCTGATGGGCACTGCTGCGCGCCGTATGAGCTTGCCAACTACATTGACTCCAAAATCAATGCCGGAGTCGGCTACGCTCAGAACAAGGCAGTAAACTCAGGCAGCCCAGCGCTAGCGGCGACGACAACGTTTGTTGTGGGCAGCACAGGGGCCGTAGGACAAGGCTTTACGAATATGCTGCGAACCGGAGAGAGCGTTGGTTCACTTCCCAGCGGCGCAAGCGGAACACAGATACTCAATGCCGTTGCGGAAGAAGGTGGCCGAATAGGTGGAACGATCCTCGCTGTCGTGGCGGTTGCTGGTCCGAAGGCCCCTGCGTCAGCAGAATCTGGTGCCCAAGTCGCTGGCGAAATAGGCAGGAATCGGGTCACGATGGATAACGGAAGCCAGGTTGATTTAGCTGGCAAGCCTCACGCAGGTGTTGATACCCCGCACATCAAGGATCCGATCTTTAACACGAATCCAGCCACCGGCCAAGTGTTCCAAAATAAATTCGGCCCAGTAAGACCAGCTACCGTCGGCGACGTGAATGCAGCGGCAAAAACAGCGGGTGGAACGCCGCCGGTCGGCATGCCGCCCCCACTGCCTGTGCCGAAGAAGAGTAAGGACTGA